The window ctatttttttttttgaattaatcaGGAAAATACTATCACATAGCTTTCTTTCCTATTCTTCTTTGCTTGTCTTACTTACCAAAAGGGTTCATCGAACTTTGCAGGCTTGTTTGGACATGTGCTCATATGTGTCTGAAGAGTTGGTTGCTTCAACAGTTCCATTTCTGCTCTAAGTCACAAATCAATAATTTCTATCAGTTCAGTTGTCCCACGTTAGCTTTTCCAATATTGAAGTTTTTAATGGTCTTTATGTTTATACTTCTATGTACAATCTGTTCCATTCTTCATGCATCAATTTTTTTCAGGGTTTCAGAAAAGTTGATCCAGAACGTTGGGAATTTGCAAACGATGGATTTGTAAGAGGCCAAAAACAATTGCTAAAGAGTATTATCCGGAGAAAACCTTCTCAGATGCAGCCTCAAAAGAAACCTCAAGTCCAGCACTCATCAGTTGGTGCTTGCGTTGAAGTGGGCAAGTTTGGACTCGAAGAAGAAGTTGAGAGACTCCAGAGGGATAAGAACGTCCTTATGCAAGAGCTTGTGAGGTTAAGGCAGCAACAACAAGGTACAGAACATCATCTGCAGAATGTGGGGCAGAAAGTTCATGTGATGGAGCAGAGGCAGCAGCAAATGATGTCGTTTCTAGCGAAGGCTGTCCAAAGTCCAGGGTTCTTGAACCAGTTTTCACAGCAGAGTAGTGAAGGGAACCAACACATCTCTGAGTCCAACAAGAAGAGGAGGCTACCTGTTGAGGATCAGAATGGGAGTCATGGGGTTAATGGTCTTAGCCGCCAGATTGTGAGGTATCAGTCATCAATGAACGAATCAGCTAACAGTGTGCTCCAACAGATACAAAGTATGAGTAGCTCACGTGGCTGTCATGAGCCCCTCTCCAACAATCATGGTAGCTTTCTTTTGGGTGATGTTCCTAACGTTTCAGACAATGGGAGATCCTCAAATGGAGCATCTGGAGTTGCATTCACTGATGTTTCATCCAATGGTGCAATGAAACCTCACGACCCTTATGCTCCAGCTGATCTGCTAGCTCCAAGGCAAGGAGCAGCAGCAGCTTCTGGGAGCTCAAGTTCGGATCTAGCTGGATGCGAGACGGACAATGGAGAGTGTTTGGATCCAATGATGGTTGTTTTGGATGAGTCAACGATATTAGGACGTGATGGCACCATAAATGAGTTGCTTCCTGGAGGTGAAGATTCATTGTGGGAACAGTTCTTTGGTGAGAGCACAGAAACTGGCAACATTGATGAGCTTGTCTCAGGGTCCATGGACAATGAGATGATAATGGAGCAGCTAGGATTACAATCCAACCTCAGGAATGTGTTGAGAAATAATCAACAAATGAACCATCTTACTGAACAGATGGGACTTCTCACATCAGATGCGCTCAGGAAATGAAAAAATCGCCGCAAGTTCCATAATCTTTACTCTCAAGAGGTGATccatttttctttatttgtgAGTTTTATATATCCACACACTTTCAAGAAACTTTGTGCTAAATCCCCACTTGTTCTCGCAGATGTAGAAGATGGGGGTTAAGTTTTGTGGAGTTGCAGCAACAGAAGTATAATGATCAGAAGGAGGTGGTGGTGTATCTATGTGTGATTAAACTCTCGTTCTTGTCAATgtgtgattaaaaaaaataaaagaactaTGGCTTTGTGAACTTAGCATTTATGTGTGGGTATATCGAATTACTTCCGAGATAAATCATTGATCTTGTTCGATATAGTAGATACTACTTGACTGGAACGTGTCAAATCAAATGGAAAAATTCGTACTCGTTAAACCAACAACAACACAGAGAGGAAACAATAGGGAaagtaaaatctttttttttactgacCATGAAGggattataatttttctttaagtTAACTCGAATAAAGTAATTATCATCGAATAAAGTAATTATCATTGACCACGAGCGAAAAATTTGAAagcggatagtctagcacgaAGTACCAAGATTCAACCGTATTTCGTCGTTCAAATGGATATGAGTTTCCAATGTAGTTTACATAGTCAATATAAATCTGTTtttaagttatatattataaaaaattacataatttCTATTGTgcaaataaaagtataaaattttaaaatagaaatttatataACAGTCTTACTTTATAGGTTCATAACTCTAGTTCTTTTATCTCATCTGTTTTCCACCATTCTTCATTAACATAACGAAACTCGAGCCCGTAACGATTTAGATTATTCGCGTGTTTCCATACGTCCTGGCAAATTGTGCAGTCCGAACAACACACCATAAACCTGACAAGCTTTTTAGTGCCGGCATGTACAAGTTCGTCCTTCGGTCTCATTCCTAAGGCCATGTTTATCGgcccaaaaataaataacaaatggGCAATATTAAGGCGGACGTGCCTTAAGTAAGGTCGACCTATTC of the Brassica rapa cultivar Chiifu-401-42 chromosome A03, CAAS_Brap_v3.01, whole genome shotgun sequence genome contains:
- the LOC103858992 gene encoding heat stress transcription factor A-1e isoform X2, which gives rise to MYNLFHSSCINFFQGFRKVDPERWEFANDGFVRGQKQLLKSIIRRKPSQMQPQKKPQVQHSSVGACVEVGKFGLEEEVERLQRDKNVLMQELVRLRQQQQGTEHHLQNVGQKVHVMEQRQQQMMSFLAKAVQSPGFLNQFSQQSSEGNQHISESNKKRRLPVEDQNGSHGVNGLSRQIVRYQSSMNESANSVLQQIQSMSSSRGCHEPLSNNHGSFLLGDVPNVSDNGRSSNGASGVAFTDVSSNGAMKPHDPYAPADLLAPRQGAAAASGSSSSDLAGCETDNGECLDPMMVVLDESTILGRDGTINELLPGGEDSLWEQFFGESTETGNIDELVSGSMDNEMIMEQLGLQSNLRNVLRNNQQMNHLTEQMGLLTSDALRK
- the LOC103858992 gene encoding heat stress transcription factor A-1e isoform X1 produces the protein MRSICESVPAANSSSASTTVVNSIPPFLSKTYDMVDDPLTDEVVSWSSGNNSFVVWNVPEFAKQFLPKYFKHNNFSSFVRQLNTYGFRKVDPERWEFANDGFVRGQKQLLKSIIRRKPSQMQPQKKPQVQHSSVGACVEVGKFGLEEEVERLQRDKNVLMQELVRLRQQQQGTEHHLQNVGQKVHVMEQRQQQMMSFLAKAVQSPGFLNQFSQQSSEGNQHISESNKKRRLPVEDQNGSHGVNGLSRQIVRYQSSMNESANSVLQQIQSMSSSRGCHEPLSNNHGSFLLGDVPNVSDNGRSSNGASGVAFTDVSSNGAMKPHDPYAPADLLAPRQGAAAASGSSSSDLAGCETDNGECLDPMMVVLDESTILGRDGTINELLPGGEDSLWEQFFGESTETGNIDELVSGSMDNEMIMEQLGLQSNLRNVLRNNQQMNHLTEQMGLLTSDALRK